Within the Rhizobium grahamii genome, the region GTCGGTCGAGCAGGCAGGGGTGCGTTAGTTGCACCCCTGAAGCTGTTGCTGGTAGTTGGCCGCCATGCTTGCAAATCGCTGTGCGGTCTTCTGCAGCTGCGCGTTCGAGCGCCAGTCGCCGCGCATATAACCCTTCGGTCCTGAGTAATAGGCCAGATAGAGGCTGTAGGCATCGTTCAGCTGTATGCCGGTGACCTGGCTGTTCTGCGAATGATACCAGCCGATGAAATCGATCGCGTCGGCGAAGTTTGTCCGCCGTGCCGCCCAGTTGCCGGTTGCCGACTGGTAGTGATCCCAGGTGCCGTTCAGCGCCTGCGAATAGCCGTAGGCTGTCGACTGCCGCGTCCAGGGAATGAAGCCGAAGAGCTTTGTGCGCGGTGGCCGGGCGTTGGGTTGGAATCCCGATTCCACGTACATGGTTGCCATGAGGATCGGCACCGGAACGCCGTACTTCCGCTCTGACTTTTCAGCGGCACGCTGCCAGCTGGTGAAAAGGCCGTCGCGCTGTTCGAATACGGCGCAGATGTTGCGGGTCTGGCGGGGAGCCGTGGCGCAGCTGGCAAGGAGCCCCAATAGCACAAGCGCCAGGAGGGTACGGATACGCATTACAGGAAACCTCTCATGTCTGAGAGATTACTAACTGGTAAATCTTAATGGGCGGTTTTTAGATAAAGGCGAAGCTGTGTTCATGCAGCGGCAAGAGTCC harbors:
- a CDS encoding transglycosylase SLT domain-containing protein, with protein sequence MRIRTLLALVLLGLLASCATAPRQTRNICAVFEQRDGLFTSWQRAAEKSERKYGVPVPILMATMYVESGFQPNARPPRTKLFGFIPWTRQSTAYGYSQALNGTWDHYQSATGNWAARRTNFADAIDFIGWYHSQNSQVTGIQLNDAYSLYLAYYSGPKGYMRGDWRSNAQLQKTAQRFASMAANYQQQLQGCN